A single Microbacterium protaetiae DNA region contains:
- a CDS encoding TOBE domain-containing protein produces the protein MTASYKIAQAATLLGVSDDTVRRWVEQGVLPVTDTSPAEIPGEALARRAVELAKAAEDPTDVLSSARNRFTGLVTNVIADGVAAQVDIQSGPHRIVSMMTAEAVRDLGLEVGSLAVAVVKATTVIVETPRG, from the coding sequence ATGACCGCAAGCTACAAGATCGCCCAGGCCGCGACGTTGCTGGGTGTGAGCGATGACACCGTGCGCCGCTGGGTGGAGCAGGGGGTCCTCCCGGTCACCGACACGAGTCCGGCAGAGATCCCCGGCGAGGCACTGGCCCGCCGCGCGGTCGAACTCGCCAAGGCGGCGGAAGATCCCACCGATGTGCTCTCCAGCGCGCGCAACAGGTTCACCGGCCTGGTCACGAACGTCATCGCCGACGGGGTGGCCGCTCAGGTCGACATCCAGTCGGGACCGCACCGGATCGTGTCGATGATGACGGCCGAGGCCGTCCGCGATCTCGGTCTGGAGGTCGGTTCCCTCGCTGTCGCGGTCGTGAAGGCCACGACCGTCATCGTCGAAACCCCGCGCGGCTGA
- the modA gene encoding molybdate ABC transporter substrate-binding protein translates to MTALAAAAASLALLLAGCSSTPANTPAADGTADTISGDVAVSAAASLKGAFDTAIDEFTAAHPDVKITANYDGSSTLATQINGGAKVDVFASADEANMAKVTDPGLASDPVIFARNTLVVVVPKGNPGGVTTLQDLANKDLSVVLCAPEVPCGAASQTLLKNEGVTVTPASQEQNVTAVLTKVSNDEADAGMVYKTDAATTDQVDSFVPDGADQVVNSYPIVVLKDAPNKAAAQAFVDFITGADGQKILDSFGFDQP, encoded by the coding sequence ATGACCGCACTTGCCGCTGCCGCGGCATCCCTTGCCCTGCTGCTGGCGGGATGCTCCAGCACCCCCGCGAACACTCCCGCCGCAGACGGCACCGCCGATACCATCAGCGGTGACGTGGCGGTCTCGGCGGCCGCCTCGTTGAAGGGGGCCTTCGACACCGCTATCGACGAGTTCACCGCCGCCCACCCCGACGTGAAGATCACGGCGAACTATGACGGATCGAGCACGTTGGCCACGCAGATCAACGGCGGAGCGAAGGTCGACGTGTTCGCCTCTGCCGACGAGGCGAACATGGCCAAGGTGACCGACCCCGGTCTGGCATCCGATCCGGTGATCTTTGCCCGCAACACGCTCGTGGTCGTCGTCCCGAAGGGCAACCCGGGCGGCGTCACGACGCTGCAGGACCTCGCGAACAAAGACCTCTCCGTTGTGCTGTGCGCACCCGAGGTGCCCTGTGGTGCGGCATCCCAGACGCTTCTGAAGAACGAGGGCGTCACCGTGACGCCGGCCAGTCAGGAGCAGAACGTGACCGCGGTGCTCACCAAGGTGAGCAATGACGAAGCCGATGCGGGCATGGTGTACAAGACCGATGCGGCCACCACCGACCAGGTGGACTCGTTCGTACCCGACGGGGCCGACCAGGTCGTGAACTCCTACCCGATCGTCGTGCTCAAGGATGCCCCGAACAAGGCGGCCGCGCAGGCGTTCGTCGACTTCATCACCGGTGCCGACGGCCAGAAGATCCTCGACTCGTTCGGATTCGACCAGCCATGA
- the modB gene encoding molybdate ABC transporter permease subunit has protein sequence MRKRGYAPPVLALPALIGLAFLVLPLVALVGKVQWSTLWTDITSAEALDALSLSVTTGLVATIVCIILGVPLALLIARAGGRLASVLRAVVTVPLVLPPMVGGLALLFLFGRSGWLGWTGWQIPFTTTAVIMAQTFVALPFLVLALEGALRTSGIAYEQTAAALGAGRWTILRRVTLPLAAPGLLSGVILCFARAIGEFGATALFAGNAPGVTQTMPLAIYTAFNGAGVTQGSAVALSLLLLVTAITVLLLVRAWRPSSPSSAVEGVG, from the coding sequence ATGAGAAAACGGGGATACGCGCCGCCGGTCCTCGCCCTTCCGGCGCTGATCGGCCTCGCGTTCCTCGTGCTGCCGCTGGTCGCATTGGTCGGCAAGGTGCAGTGGTCGACACTGTGGACCGACATCACCTCGGCCGAGGCGCTGGACGCGCTGAGCCTGTCGGTGACCACGGGCCTGGTCGCCACGATCGTCTGCATCATCCTCGGTGTGCCGCTCGCTCTGCTCATCGCACGAGCGGGCGGCCGCCTGGCCTCGGTGCTGCGCGCCGTGGTCACCGTGCCGCTCGTGCTGCCGCCCATGGTGGGTGGGCTCGCGTTGCTGTTCCTGTTCGGACGATCGGGCTGGCTGGGGTGGACCGGATGGCAGATTCCGTTCACCACGACGGCGGTGATCATGGCGCAGACTTTCGTGGCTCTGCCTTTTCTCGTGCTCGCCCTCGAGGGCGCCCTGCGCACCTCCGGCATCGCGTATGAGCAGACCGCCGCCGCCCTCGGGGCCGGGCGCTGGACGATCCTTCGGCGGGTCACCCTGCCGCTGGCAGCCCCCGGCTTGCTCTCGGGTGTGATCCTCTGCTTCGCGCGTGCGATCGGGGAGTTCGGTGCGACCGCACTGTTCGCCGGCAACGCCCCAGGGGTCACCCAGACCATGCCGCTGGCCATCTACACCGCCTTCAACGGTGCCGGGGTCACCCAGGGGTCTGCGGTCGCCCTCTCGCTGCTGCTGCTGGTCACCGCCATCACCGTGCTGCTGCTGGTGCGCGCGTGGCGGCCGAGCTCGCCATCCTCGGCCGTGGAGGGCGTGGGATGA
- a CDS encoding ABC transporter ATP-binding protein: MTGATLDAHVRVDRGRYVLDAQLHVDAGEVVAVMGPSGAGKSTLFGAVAGFVPLTQGSVQLDGQTVDAASGPHVEPRHRGVVLLGQEPRLFPHLSARENIAFGPRARGAARAAARGDADTWLERVGLGGLGGRRPAELSGGQQQRVALARALATAPRVLLLDEPLTSLDPETAGEIRTLLSRQIADTGTTAIVATHDAADAASLATRLVVLEAGQVTQVGAVHAVLDAPATPFVTVIAGTLPRAEVEGWEARIVRVEQDGGAVQAHARTADGGEVVLHLPAGTVVALGATVTVR, from the coding sequence ATGACCGGCGCGACGCTCGACGCCCACGTGCGGGTCGACCGGGGGCGCTACGTGCTCGACGCGCAGCTGCACGTCGACGCCGGTGAGGTCGTGGCGGTGATGGGTCCCTCGGGTGCAGGCAAGTCCACGCTGTTCGGTGCCGTCGCCGGATTCGTGCCGTTGACACAGGGGTCGGTGCAGCTGGACGGGCAGACGGTGGATGCCGCCTCCGGACCGCACGTCGAACCGCGCCATCGCGGGGTGGTGCTGCTCGGGCAGGAGCCCCGGCTGTTTCCGCACCTGTCGGCCCGGGAGAACATCGCGTTCGGGCCGCGGGCCCGGGGCGCGGCCCGCGCGGCCGCGCGCGGCGACGCCGACACCTGGCTGGAACGCGTGGGACTGGGCGGGCTGGGTGGTCGACGTCCGGCTGAGCTGTCGGGCGGGCAGCAGCAGCGGGTCGCTCTCGCACGAGCACTGGCCACCGCGCCCCGTGTGCTGCTGCTGGATGAGCCTCTCACCTCGCTCGACCCCGAGACGGCGGGAGAGATCCGTACGCTGCTGAGCCGCCAGATCGCCGACACCGGGACGACGGCCATTGTGGCCACGCACGACGCGGCCGATGCGGCATCCTTGGCCACCCGGCTGGTTGTGCTCGAAGCGGGTCAGGTCACGCAGGTCGGTGCGGTGCATGCGGTGCTGGATGCCCCGGCCACCCCGTTCGTCACGGTCATCGCCGGTACTCTGCCGCGCGCCGAGGTCGAGGGGTGGGAAGCGCGCATCGTGCGAGTCGAGCAGGACGGTGGCGCCGTCCAGGCGCATGCCCGCACGGCCGACGGTGGTGAGGTCGTGCTTCATCTGCCGGCCGGCACCGTCGTCGCCCTCGGTGCGACCGTCACGGTGCGCTGA
- the fdhD gene encoding formate dehydrogenase accessory sulfurtransferase FdhD: MGRITTRTKIVRVVVGADPDAAMVRRMDTLAAEEPLEIRVGGAPLTVTMRTPGNDVELAAGFLVSEGVIFRGEQFASAIHCGGPGTSGPAIGSLGLRTIAGSDGGNTYNVLDVALAPGTPPPDPARARHSYTTSACGVCGAASIDQVTTASAFDVSSDPMRVDAAVLARLPEALRAQQAVFDKTGGLHAAALCDAQTGEVLVVREDVGRHNAVDKVVGWALLHDRLPLRGTVLQVSGRASFELVQKAVMAGIPALSAVSAPSSLAVEMAERSGLTLVGFVRGESMNVYARPDRVRTDALVPA, encoded by the coding sequence ATGGGCAGGATCACCACCCGTACCAAGATCGTCCGCGTCGTCGTCGGAGCCGATCCCGATGCCGCCATGGTGCGCCGGATGGACACCTTGGCAGCCGAAGAGCCGCTCGAGATCCGCGTGGGCGGCGCACCGCTGACCGTCACGATGCGCACGCCCGGCAACGACGTGGAGCTGGCCGCCGGGTTCCTCGTCTCGGAAGGCGTGATCTTCCGCGGCGAGCAGTTCGCCTCGGCGATCCACTGCGGTGGACCGGGCACCAGTGGGCCGGCAATCGGATCGCTCGGGTTGCGGACGATCGCCGGTTCCGACGGCGGCAACACCTACAACGTGCTCGATGTCGCCCTGGCACCGGGGACACCGCCACCCGATCCGGCACGAGCCCGCCATTCGTACACGACCAGCGCCTGCGGAGTGTGCGGCGCGGCATCCATCGATCAGGTGACCACCGCGTCGGCGTTCGACGTCTCGAGCGATCCGATGCGAGTGGATGCTGCGGTGCTTGCGCGGCTTCCCGAGGCCCTGCGGGCGCAGCAGGCCGTGTTCGACAAGACCGGTGGGCTGCACGCCGCCGCACTGTGCGACGCGCAGACCGGCGAGGTGCTCGTGGTGCGCGAAGACGTGGGACGCCACAACGCGGTCGACAAGGTCGTGGGCTGGGCCCTGCTGCACGATCGGCTGCCGTTGCGCGGCACGGTGCTGCAGGTGTCGGGGCGGGCCAGCTTCGAGCTCGTGCAGAAGGCCGTGATGGCCGGGATCCCCGCACTCTCGGCGGTTTCGGCCCCGTCGTCGCTCGCGGTGGAAATGGCCGAGCGGTCGGGGCTCACCCTGGTGGGATTCGTGCGCGGCGAGTCGATGAACGTGTACGCACGGCCCGATCGGGTGCGCACCGACGCGCTCGTTCCGGCATAA
- a CDS encoding FdhF/YdeP family oxidoreductase, translated as MTAKALVDDITEDATAMEVSEPRHWAAGLPGITHAMGPAMADMGVGRALTLLTDMNQKDGFDCMSCAWADPEERKTFEFCENGAKAVTWEATPVTIPTSFWAENSISSLLDKSEYWLGMQGRLVEPLYKPKGKDNYEPISWDDAFTLIADRLKAMDSPNEATFYTSGRTANETAFAYQLLARAFGTNNLPDCSNMCHESTGLAMGQTIGIGKNTIAYKDFAKADLIIIMGQNPGTNHPRMLTALEEAKEAGAEIVAVNPLLEAGLVRYKNPQKVKGIIGHGTGIADQYLQIRAGGDGWLMKAISQRVFQAEDANPGTVLDHAFLDEHCSGLEEFREHVKDLDAEMVLRATGLTTAEIDELAERYLRADKVVITWAMGLTQHKDAVNIIKEVINLLLLRGNMGKPGAGASPIRGHSNVQGDRTMGIWEKMPPKFLDALQREFGFDPPREDGYDVVKAVEAMQTGKTKVWISMGGNLVSAVSDTHAAEKGFSTVGLNVQISTKLNRNHLTVGDEAIILPVLGRTEVDMQEAGEQMLSVEDSVCAIHATRGKVKPISDQLRSEMSVVVGIARALFGDSGPIDWAAFEKDYDVIRDHIEHVVPGFDDFNKRLHEDNGFILPHGPRDSRTFPTATGKAMITVNDLEYIECPPGRLLLQSMRAHDQFNTTIYSLNDRYRGIKKSRRVIFVHPDDVKELGIADGSLVDVHSEFSDGVDRSVHAFKVVAFPTSRGCAATYFPEGNPLVPLGFTAMGSNTPASKSVVVRLEPLPAAGDSDATNASGSLATAEH; from the coding sequence ATGACCGCGAAAGCGCTGGTAGACGACATCACCGAAGACGCCACGGCGATGGAGGTGAGTGAGCCGCGGCACTGGGCAGCGGGTTTGCCGGGGATCACGCATGCAATGGGCCCGGCCATGGCTGACATGGGGGTGGGCCGCGCGCTGACGCTGCTCACCGACATGAACCAGAAAGACGGCTTCGACTGCATGAGCTGCGCCTGGGCCGATCCCGAAGAGCGCAAGACCTTCGAGTTCTGCGAGAACGGCGCCAAGGCGGTGACCTGGGAGGCCACTCCGGTCACGATCCCGACCTCGTTCTGGGCCGAGAACTCGATCTCGAGCCTGTTGGACAAGTCGGAATACTGGCTGGGCATGCAGGGGCGGCTCGTCGAGCCGTTGTACAAGCCGAAAGGCAAGGACAACTACGAGCCGATCTCGTGGGACGACGCGTTCACGCTGATTGCAGATCGCCTGAAGGCGATGGACTCGCCGAACGAGGCGACTTTCTACACCAGCGGCCGCACCGCGAACGAGACAGCCTTCGCGTACCAGCTGCTGGCGCGTGCGTTCGGCACGAACAATCTGCCCGACTGCTCGAACATGTGCCACGAGTCGACGGGTCTGGCCATGGGGCAGACCATCGGCATCGGCAAGAACACCATCGCGTACAAGGACTTCGCGAAGGCCGACCTCATCATCATCATGGGGCAGAATCCCGGCACGAACCATCCGCGCATGCTCACCGCACTCGAAGAGGCCAAGGAGGCCGGTGCCGAGATCGTCGCGGTGAACCCGCTGCTGGAGGCAGGGCTGGTGCGGTACAAGAACCCGCAGAAGGTCAAGGGCATCATCGGCCATGGCACCGGGATCGCCGACCAGTATCTGCAGATCCGCGCCGGCGGCGATGGCTGGCTGATGAAGGCCATCTCGCAGCGCGTGTTCCAGGCCGAAGACGCGAACCCGGGCACGGTGCTCGATCACGCGTTCCTCGACGAGCACTGCTCGGGGCTGGAGGAGTTCCGTGAGCATGTGAAGGACCTCGACGCCGAGATGGTGCTGCGGGCGACCGGGCTGACCACCGCCGAGATCGACGAGCTGGCCGAACGCTACCTGCGCGCCGACAAAGTGGTCATCACCTGGGCGATGGGGCTCACCCAGCACAAGGACGCGGTCAACATCATCAAGGAGGTCATCAACCTGCTGCTGTTGCGCGGCAACATGGGCAAGCCGGGCGCCGGCGCATCGCCGATCCGCGGGCACAGCAATGTGCAGGGGGATCGCACGATGGGCATCTGGGAGAAGATGCCGCCCAAGTTCCTGGATGCGCTGCAGCGTGAATTCGGCTTCGACCCGCCCCGCGAAGACGGGTACGACGTCGTCAAGGCCGTCGAGGCGATGCAGACGGGCAAGACGAAGGTCTGGATCTCGATGGGCGGCAACCTCGTCTCTGCGGTCTCCGACACCCACGCGGCAGAGAAAGGCTTCAGCACGGTCGGGCTGAACGTGCAGATATCGACCAAGCTCAACCGCAACCACCTCACCGTCGGCGACGAGGCGATCATCCTGCCGGTGCTCGGGCGCACCGAGGTCGACATGCAAGAGGCCGGCGAGCAGATGCTGTCGGTCGAAGACTCGGTCTGTGCCATCCACGCCACGCGCGGCAAGGTGAAGCCGATCTCTGATCAGCTGCGCTCCGAGATGTCGGTGGTGGTCGGCATCGCGCGGGCGCTGTTCGGCGACTCCGGCCCGATCGACTGGGCGGCGTTCGAGAAGGACTACGACGTCATCCGCGACCACATCGAACACGTCGTGCCCGGATTCGACGATTTCAACAAGCGGCTGCACGAAGACAACGGCTTCATCCTGCCGCATGGTCCGCGCGACTCGCGCACATTCCCCACCGCGACCGGCAAGGCCATGATCACCGTCAACGATCTGGAGTACATCGAGTGCCCTCCGGGCCGCCTGCTGCTGCAGTCGATGCGCGCGCACGATCAGTTCAACACGACGATCTACAGCCTGAACGACCGGTACCGGGGCATCAAGAAGAGCCGCCGGGTGATCTTCGTGCATCCCGACGACGTGAAAGAGCTCGGCATCGCCGATGGTTCCCTGGTCGACGTGCACAGTGAGTTCTCCGACGGCGTCGATCGCTCGGTGCACGCGTTCAAGGTCGTCGCCTTCCCGACATCGCGCGGCTGCGCGGCGACATATTTCCCCGAGGGCAACCCTCTGGTCCCACTGGGATTCACTGCGATGGGCAGTAACACCCCGGCGTCGAAGTCGGTCGTGGTACGCCTCGAACCACTCCCCGCGGCAGGCGATTCAGACGCGACCAACGCGTCGGGCTCGCTTGCGACGGCCGAGCACTGA